A single genomic interval of Adhaeribacter pallidiroseus harbors:
- a CDS encoding serine hydrolase domain-containing protein, with protein sequence MKKGFSQLLFLYLLFVNLLPCQAQPNINRLDSLFDSLHQKSKFNGNVLIAQNGAVLYQRSFGFADRAKKIRNTATSRFHLASTSKLFTAVAILQLKEKGLIKLNDPVVRYLPDFPYSGITIRHLLTHTAGLPDFQIFEPYYQENPRQILTSADLIPALKRYGKVLFEPGEKWSYSSPGTALLAVIIEKVTRLKLEQYLKQYIWDKSGMHHTYINSLSAWVKDEKRVKNYARTTIFSDSVQIAESIPKHREFAQISGALIGPGLVVSDADDLFLFDQALYAGKLLRTETMNEAFTPIKLNNGTYAQPEPFLGKTAFGLGWFLLAEDPARKIVLHTGKQGGIVTIFVRDVTQKRTYILLDNSESPGLSNTTLNAMRILDNRPLLTLKESLAFTYAQDITKRGIDFALSHFNQVKTDTAHYYLNLFEMDYVGHQLIAHQRAEQGLETLRLLTQMNTDNWFPYYSYGKELVALGKKEEAAMNLKKSLLLSPENQEVKQVLEQLKGN encoded by the coding sequence AGTCTTTTTGATTCTTTGCACCAAAAAAGTAAGTTTAATGGTAATGTACTTATCGCGCAAAACGGGGCTGTATTGTATCAGCGTTCCTTTGGCTTTGCGGATCGGGCAAAAAAAATCCGGAACACCGCTACGTCCCGTTTTCATCTGGCCTCTACCAGTAAATTATTCACCGCCGTTGCTATCCTGCAATTAAAGGAAAAAGGGCTAATTAAATTGAATGACCCGGTTGTTAGGTATCTGCCTGATTTTCCTTATTCCGGTATTACTATTCGGCATTTACTTACCCACACGGCCGGTCTGCCGGACTTCCAAATCTTTGAACCTTACTACCAGGAGAACCCCCGGCAGATTCTTACCTCGGCGGATCTTATCCCGGCCTTAAAAAGGTATGGTAAAGTGTTATTTGAACCAGGGGAGAAATGGAGCTATTCCAGTCCGGGAACTGCCTTGCTGGCCGTCATAATAGAGAAAGTCACGCGCCTAAAATTAGAACAATACCTAAAGCAGTATATCTGGGATAAATCTGGCATGCATCATACTTATATTAATTCGTTAAGCGCCTGGGTGAAGGATGAGAAACGGGTGAAAAACTATGCCCGAACTACCATTTTCTCGGACAGCGTTCAAATAGCCGAGAGCATTCCGAAGCACCGGGAGTTCGCGCAAATATCAGGGGCACTGATCGGGCCGGGATTAGTAGTTAGTGACGCGGATGATCTTTTTCTATTCGACCAGGCTTTATATGCCGGAAAATTACTCCGAACTGAAACCATGAACGAGGCGTTTACCCCTATTAAACTTAATAACGGAACCTACGCCCAGCCAGAGCCATTTTTGGGTAAAACGGCCTTCGGGCTGGGCTGGTTCCTGCTGGCCGAAGATCCTGCTCGTAAGATAGTATTACATACCGGAAAGCAGGGAGGTATCGTTACTATTTTTGTAAGGGATGTTACCCAAAAACGCACCTATATTTTGCTAGATAATTCCGAAAGTCCGGGCCTGAGCAACACAACCTTAAATGCGATGCGCATTTTAGATAACCGACCCTTACTGACGTTAAAAGAATCACTGGCCTTTACCTATGCCCAGGATATAACCAAGCGTGGCATTGATTTCGCCCTCAGCCATTTCAATCAAGTAAAAACCGATACGGCCCATTATTATCTCAATCTTTTTGAAATGGATTATGTGGGTCATCAGCTGATTGCGCACCAACGGGCCGAACAGGGCCTGGAAACCCTGCGGCTGCTTACCCAAATGAACACGGATAACTGGTTCCCCTATTACAGTTACGGAAAAGAGTTAGTAGCCTTAGGCAAGAAAGAGGAAGCCGCCATGAATTTAAAAAAATCGCTCTTACTCTCCCCGGAAAACCAAGAAGTTAAACAGGTATTAGAACAATTAAAAGGCAATTAG
- a CDS encoding DUF1801 domain-containing protein, producing the protein MQNLNEEVTKFVDALNHPLRAEIEELRQIILAAIKGLTENIKWNGPNYCFNDQDRITMRIHPSKQIQLIFHRGVKKMRQPADKLINDPSGLLLWKENDRAIATFKNRAEIEKAESNLKKIISDWIKA; encoded by the coding sequence ATGCAAAACCTAAATGAGGAAGTAACTAAATTTGTCGATGCGTTAAATCATCCTTTGCGAGCAGAAATAGAGGAACTGCGACAAATAATCTTAGCCGCCATAAAAGGATTAACGGAAAATATAAAATGGAATGGTCCGAATTACTGCTTTAATGACCAAGACAGAATAACAATGAGAATTCACCCAAGTAAACAAATTCAGTTAATTTTTCATAGGGGAGTAAAGAAGATGAGGCAACCTGCGGACAAACTGATCAATGATCCATCCGGACTTCTGCTTTGGAAAGAAAATGACCGCGCTATCGCCACTTTTAAAAATAGGGCGGAAATAGAAAAGGCGGAATCAAACCTGAAAAAGATTATATCGGATTGGATTAAGGCGTAA
- a CDS encoding alpha/beta fold hydrolase → MSQNLNPAKSGYAAVNGLHMYYEVYGQGKPLVLLHGSFMTIPLNWTNIIPLLAQDRMVIATEMQGHGRTRDISREFSYEAMADDVSGLLQYLQIEQADILGYSMGGGVTFQMGVRHPEQVRRLVVLSAPYAHDGWWPDTEASFATFTPEMFQDTPIRAQYDSWGNDPAHFPEFVKKVINIDLKPYNWFRGVKNIKAPLFIAMGDADGVRYEHALKLFRAKGGGKQGDLHGLPQSRLAILPGTTHVGMIKRTDWLIPMITDFLDSDLRAAPPTF, encoded by the coding sequence ATGAGTCAGAATCTAAATCCCGCTAAAAGCGGCTATGCCGCCGTTAATGGATTACACATGTACTATGAAGTATATGGCCAGGGCAAGCCCCTGGTCCTGCTGCACGGCTCTTTTATGACTATCCCTTTGAATTGGACGAACATCATACCCTTGTTGGCTCAAGACCGAATGGTAATTGCAACGGAGATGCAGGGCCACGGCCGCACCCGGGATATCTCCCGAGAGTTTAGCTATGAAGCCATGGCCGACGATGTATCCGGCTTGCTGCAATACCTCCAGATAGAGCAGGCCGACATTTTAGGATATAGTATGGGCGGCGGGGTAACTTTTCAAATGGGAGTGCGTCATCCCGAGCAGGTACGCCGGCTCGTGGTCTTGTCGGCTCCTTATGCGCACGATGGTTGGTGGCCCGATACCGAGGCGAGTTTTGCTACCTTCACCCCAGAGATGTTTCAAGACACTCCGATCCGAGCCCAATACGATAGCTGGGGGAACGATCCGGCCCATTTCCCGGAATTTGTGAAAAAGGTGATCAATATCGATCTAAAGCCCTATAATTGGTTCCGCGGGGTAAAAAATATTAAGGCTCCCCTATTTATAGCCATGGGTGATGCTGATGGCGTCCGGTACGAGCATGCTCTGAAGCTGTTCCGAGCCAAAGGTGGCGGAAAACAGGGAGATCTGCACGGGTTGCCCCAATCCCGGCTGGCCATTCTGCCGGGCACTACTCATGTTGGTATGATCAAGCGGACGGATTGGCTTATCCCGATGATTACCGATTTCTTGGATTCAGACTTAAGGGCTGCGCCACCCACGTTTTAG
- a CDS encoding beta-xylosidase family glycoside hydrolase, with product MGTPLKMTYTLPHFMGYRFGLFTYATKRAGGYADFDFFHIEEKISKID from the coding sequence ATCGGTACCCCATTAAAAATGACGTATACTTTACCGCACTTTATGGGCTATCGGTTTGGGTTGTTTACCTATGCTACTAAAAGGGCGGGCGGTTACGCAGATTTCGACTTTTTCCATATCGAAGAAAAAATTTCAAAAATAGATTAA
- a CDS encoding helix-turn-helix domain-containing protein, with protein MVENILKFNFSLLNTDYVQLDKSWNYPNVTSIFYRLYYIDQGEGLLTNATQKVKLEPGFLYLIPSFTTCNYYCDSYLSQYYISFSEEFSAGASLFFANRKLFKIPASNREVEAVKRIVQLNPGRDLRKSDDPRIYEKSLQLKEFQELNNALPAPAFMETCGLLLLLVSRFMASDDFLTKAITAVHSKVAEAIQHIHTNLSTPITVDLLAKRASQHPDYFSRLFQENTGMRPLAYLQMKRVERAQLLIATTDLPFYEIANQTGFDSLSYFSRLFRSLTGMAPGAYKKLNRNHQI; from the coding sequence ATGGTGGAAAATATTTTAAAATTTAACTTTTCTTTGTTAAATACAGATTACGTTCAACTAGATAAATCTTGGAACTACCCCAATGTTACCAGTATTTTTTACCGGCTTTATTACATTGACCAAGGCGAAGGTTTACTTACTAATGCCACCCAAAAAGTAAAACTGGAGCCAGGATTCCTTTATCTGATACCGAGTTTTACCACTTGCAATTATTATTGTGATTCTTACCTGAGCCAGTACTATATTTCTTTTTCGGAAGAATTTTCGGCCGGAGCTTCCTTATTTTTTGCTAATCGCAAATTGTTTAAAATTCCGGCTAGCAATAGGGAAGTAGAGGCTGTTAAACGCATTGTGCAACTGAACCCCGGCCGGGATCTGCGAAAATCAGATGACCCCCGGATTTATGAAAAATCGTTGCAATTAAAAGAATTTCAGGAGCTGAACAACGCTTTACCGGCTCCGGCCTTTATGGAAACCTGCGGATTATTACTGCTGCTCGTGTCCCGGTTTATGGCCTCGGATGATTTCTTGACTAAAGCCATTACCGCGGTGCATTCTAAAGTAGCCGAGGCCATTCAGCATATTCATACCAATCTTTCTACCCCTATAACCGTGGATCTGCTGGCAAAACGGGCTAGCCAGCACCCCGATTATTTTTCCCGGCTTTTCCAGGAAAACACGGGCATGCGACCCCTGGCGTACCTGCAAATGAAAAGGGTGGAACGGGCCCAGCTGCTTATTGCTACCACGGATCTGCCATTTTACGAGATAGCTAACCAAACGGGATTTGATAGCCTTTCTTATTTCTCCAGGTTATTTCGATCGTTGACGGGAATGGCGCCGGGTGCTTATAAAAAGCTGAACAGAAACCATCAGATTTAA
- a CDS encoding DUF1549 domain-containing protein — MKRRILAVFFATLAITLGVYVYRTSLPDMPADVTLAYQALPEHLDYNIDVKPILSDKCFACHGPDKAKQKAGLRLDVADYAYAELPENKGKVAISPGNLKNSEFFNRIISEDPDYKMPSPDSHLSLTAAEKAILIKWIKEGAVYKPHWAFVKPNKATVPAVTEANWKTHNPIDNFVLAKLKQAGLHPQQEANKEILLRRLSFDLTGLPPTVAELDAFLKDNSPNAYEKQVDRLLHSPHYGEKMAVDWLDVARYADSHGYTVDRIRDMSPYRDWVISAFNRNMPYDKFLHWQLAGDLMPKPKREMIIATAFNRNHPQNMEGGIVEQEFQTEYVIDRTNTVGTAMLGLTVGCAKCHDHKYDPISQKNYFQLFSFFNNVKEAGQISWDDALPTPTLLLPDKQKAEILRYINEEISGQQQKFKKTVHAHAKEFESWLQKKQFGESFKNQIPAAGLQAYYDFNNGQLVNTRNSTQKAEMKREAGAPGDKPVFVASEKGKALQLDGDNWLDLGQTGVFGKSDPFSIGLKVMIPEDLSEGVIFHKCVAERLYNFKGYHLYLKNNRLEINMAHTAPSNAITKISRTDVPRNQWLQLTLTYDGSAKAAGMKLYLNGAEMPMEVTMDQLTKEILYNKRGKKQTGLQIGAWWRGSGFKNGKVDDLTVYNRTLTPLEVLMLAKNIS; from the coding sequence ATGAAAAGGCGTATACTGGCTGTTTTTTTTGCTACCCTGGCAATTACGTTAGGAGTATATGTTTACCGCACCTCCCTGCCGGATATGCCTGCCGATGTAACATTGGCTTACCAAGCTTTGCCCGAACACCTGGATTACAATATTGATGTAAAACCCATCCTTTCGGATAAATGCTTTGCCTGCCATGGTCCTGATAAGGCGAAGCAAAAAGCGGGTTTGCGGCTGGATGTAGCCGATTACGCTTACGCGGAACTGCCCGAAAATAAAGGAAAGGTGGCTATCTCGCCGGGAAATTTAAAAAATAGCGAATTTTTTAATCGCATTATTTCGGAAGACCCTGATTACAAGATGCCCAGCCCTGATTCGCACTTAAGTTTGACCGCGGCCGAAAAGGCCATCTTAATTAAGTGGATCAAAGAGGGCGCCGTGTATAAACCGCACTGGGCGTTTGTAAAGCCAAATAAAGCAACCGTACCCGCTGTAACAGAAGCTAACTGGAAAACCCATAACCCCATTGATAACTTTGTACTGGCTAAATTAAAGCAAGCGGGCCTCCATCCTCAACAGGAAGCCAACAAGGAAATTCTGCTGCGCCGGCTTTCTTTTGATCTGACCGGCTTGCCGCCTACCGTAGCGGAACTGGACGCTTTCCTGAAAGACAACTCGCCAAATGCTTACGAAAAACAGGTAGACCGCTTACTCCATTCACCGCATTACGGAGAAAAGATGGCGGTGGACTGGCTGGACGTGGCCCGGTATGCCGATTCGCACGGCTACACCGTAGATCGGATCCGGGATATGTCGCCTTACCGGGATTGGGTGATCAGCGCTTTTAACCGCAATATGCCTTACGATAAGTTTTTGCACTGGCAGTTAGCCGGCGATTTAATGCCTAAACCAAAGCGGGAAATGATTATTGCTACGGCATTTAACCGGAACCATCCGCAAAACATGGAAGGTGGCATTGTGGAACAAGAGTTCCAAACAGAGTATGTAATCGATCGAACCAATACGGTAGGTACGGCTATGCTGGGCCTTACGGTAGGTTGTGCCAAGTGCCACGATCATAAGTACGATCCTATTTCGCAAAAAAATTATTTTCAGTTATTCAGCTTTTTTAACAATGTAAAAGAAGCCGGGCAAATATCCTGGGACGATGCGTTACCCACCCCAACGCTTTTACTACCGGATAAACAGAAAGCAGAGATTCTTCGCTATATCAACGAAGAAATTTCCGGTCAACAGCAAAAATTTAAAAAAACAGTACATGCCCATGCAAAAGAGTTTGAAAGTTGGCTGCAAAAAAAACAGTTCGGGGAATCTTTTAAAAACCAGATACCGGCAGCCGGCTTGCAGGCTTACTATGACTTTAATAACGGCCAACTGGTAAACACGCGGAATAGCACGCAAAAGGCGGAAATGAAACGCGAGGCCGGAGCGCCCGGCGATAAACCCGTTTTTGTTGCCTCCGAAAAAGGTAAAGCACTGCAATTAGACGGAGATAACTGGCTGGATTTAGGCCAAACCGGTGTATTTGGTAAGTCCGATCCGTTTTCCATCGGCCTAAAGGTCATGATACCGGAAGACCTGAGCGAAGGGGTAATTTTTCACAAATGCGTGGCCGAGCGCTTATACAATTTTAAGGGTTATCATCTTTATTTAAAAAATAACCGCCTCGAAATAAATATGGCGCATACCGCGCCTTCCAACGCGATTACAAAAATCAGCCGGACCGATGTACCCCGCAACCAATGGCTGCAGTTGACTCTAACCTACGACGGAAGCGCGAAAGCAGCCGGCATGAAGCTGTACTTAAACGGCGCCGAAATGCCGATGGAGGTTACCATGGATCAGTTAACCAAAGAAATACTGTATAACAAAAGAGGAAAAAAACAAACTGGTCTGCAAATTGGAGCCTGGTGGCGCGGCAGCGGTTTTAAGAACGGGAAAGTAGATGATCTTACCGTGTATAACCGCACGCTTACCCCCTTGGAAGTACTAATGCTGGCCAAAAATATTTCCTAG
- a CDS encoding DUF1553 domain-containing protein: MRERLTDSMETVPELMVMQEMPKPRKTFLLQRGNYDTPGEQVFPNTPESILPFPKNLPKNRYGLALWLTNPKNPLTARVAVNRLWQNLLGVGLVKTSDDFGNQGEMPSHPELLDWLAVTFRESGWNIKKMNKMIVLSATYRQDSQTAKNTREKDPENRLLARGPAYRMSAEMIRDNALMASGLLNRKIGGKSVKPYQPDGLWEINSMTYVPDSGAAIYRRSLYVIVKRSVPNPTLATFDAPSRSYCMVRRQSTNTPLQALVTLNDPTFIEASRVLGAQMCQIADSRQGISQVYRKLTGRRIAKAELELLNTMQQAQVKKFRQQPAKQKGWLTIGQYRAVKSMDQALLAANTVVANTILNSDASLTKR; encoded by the coding sequence TTGCGGGAACGCCTCACCGATTCGATGGAGACTGTTCCGGAGTTAATGGTGATGCAGGAAATGCCGAAACCCAGAAAAACCTTTTTGCTACAACGCGGAAATTACGATACGCCGGGCGAACAAGTATTTCCGAACACGCCCGAAAGCATATTACCTTTCCCGAAAAACTTGCCGAAAAACCGCTACGGGTTAGCTTTATGGCTAACCAACCCCAAAAATCCTTTAACGGCGCGGGTAGCGGTTAATCGCTTGTGGCAAAATTTACTGGGAGTAGGATTGGTTAAAACGTCCGATGATTTTGGTAACCAGGGCGAAATGCCCAGCCATCCGGAGCTGCTCGACTGGCTGGCGGTAACTTTTAGGGAATCCGGCTGGAATATTAAAAAAATGAATAAAATGATCGTTCTGTCGGCCACTTACCGGCAGGACTCCCAAACCGCTAAAAACACGCGGGAAAAAGATCCGGAGAACCGTTTGCTTGCCCGGGGCCCCGCCTACCGCATGAGTGCCGAAATGATCCGGGATAATGCGTTGATGGCCAGCGGGCTCCTTAACCGAAAGATTGGGGGTAAGAGTGTGAAGCCGTACCAGCCAGACGGCCTTTGGGAAATTAACAGCATGACCTACGTGCCCGATTCGGGGGCCGCCATCTACCGCCGCAGTTTGTATGTCATTGTTAAACGATCGGTACCTAATCCTACTCTGGCTACCTTTGATGCTCCTTCGCGCAGCTACTGCATGGTGCGCCGACAAAGTACGAATACGCCGCTACAAGCCTTAGTAACGCTCAACGATCCGACTTTTATAGAAGCATCCCGAGTGCTGGGGGCCCAAATGTGCCAGATCGCTGACTCCCGCCAAGGTATTTCGCAAGTATACAGAAAGCTGACCGGCCGCAGGATTGCAAAAGCAGAGTTAGAGTTACTGAATACCATGCAGCAGGCTCAAGTTAAAAAGTTCCGGCAGCAGCCGGCAAAACAAAAAGGCTGGCTTACTATTGGCCAATACAGGGCCGTTAAAAGTATGGACCAGGCTTTGTTAGCCGCGAATACGGTGGTGGCGAACACCATTTTAAACTCGGACGCATCCCTTACCAAAAGATAA